CGTGCCTCACGGCGATACTGAGTTAAGGCTTAATGACCGTTTGATTGTGACGGGTTCAAAAGAGTATGTTGATGAACTTAAACGTGAGCTTGAATTCTGTTTCTGGTGTTAAATAGAACAAAACCCGTCATCTTGGCGGGTTTTTCTTTGCAAATGTGAAAGTTTAGTGTAGAATTAGCACTAGGTACTAATAACATGTATTAAATTGGGGGAACGGAAAAATGACTCTTTCTTTGAACGGTAAAACATATGTAGTAATGGGTGTCGCCAATAAAAGAAGTATCGCCTGGGGTATTGCTCAATCTCTCCACAATGCCGGGGCAAATTTAATTTTTACTTACGCAGGTGAGCGTATGGAAAAAAGTGTCCGTGAGCTTGCCGAATCTTTGGATCAAAACTATTTAGTATTGCCATGTGACGTTACAAAGGATGAAGATGTTGCGAAATGCTTCAGCGAAATTAAGGAAGCTGCGGGTACAATTTATGGTGTGGCCCATTGTATCGCATTCGCAAACAAGGAAGAACTGCAGGGCGACTATATGAATGTATCCCGCGAAGGTTTCCTGCTTGCTCATAATATCAGTGCATACTCACTGACTGCTGTAGCTAAGGAAGCCAAAGAACTGATGTCAGAGGGCGGAAGTATTGTTACATTGACATACTTGGGAGGAGAGCGTGCAATTCCTAATTATAATGTAATGGGAGTAGCGAAGGCATCTTTGGATGCAAGTGTCCGCTACCTTGCAGCAGACCTTGGAAAGCAAAATATCCGTGTGAATTCAATTTCAGCCGGTCCAATACGTACACTATCAGCGAAAGGTGTTAGTGACTTCAACTCAATCTTAAGGGAAATTGAAGAAAAAGCCCCGCTTCGCCGCAATACAACACCTGAAGAAGTCGGTGACACAGCAGTCTTCCTCTTCAGTGATATGTCGCGTGGAATCACAGGGGAAAATATCCATGTAGATTCCGGATTTCATATCCTATAAGAATAACCAGCCCGCCAATGCGCGGGTTTTTGTTTTTTTCTCAAGCCTTTCAAATCTTATTATTTTTCTGGTCTGGCACCTATCCTAGGCTATCGCATAAATATAGGGTGAGCGAAGTTATGGAGGTGCCGTAAATGGGGAAGAAACGCAATCGTAAGCAATCTCCTTTGTTTTACATTAATCAACCGAGCATTAACCTGCCGCAGGCAGATATGCAAAAACAATTTACAATTAAAAATAATGAAGAGATGTCTGAGAGCCAACAATTACATGAAAATGACGAGAAAATAGAAGAAGTCGAAACGGAGGCAAAAGAAATTACTGAAGAAGAAGTAAATATTGAGGCGGAACAGCTTGAAGCTCGGAAAAAGAAGAACTTCAATGAATATACACTGGAAGAGAAAATCAAACATTTGAAGCTTGTCCCCGCAAGCGTAGCGAAGGTTAAATATGAATTCATTACCCTGGGGCAATCATTTAAAGGTTATTTCCTGGATTTAAAAGGAGAAGTATTGTTCATTCACTCTATAAGCCCCAGAAAGAAAAGTGTAAGCATTCGTAAAGAAGACATAATCGACATTAAGCGGGTGGGGTTATAAAAAAGGCTTACCAATTAAGGTAAGCCTGATTTTACAACTTGTTGTTTATCGCGTATTTCCAGGAAGGCTGGAAAGTGGCAATGCCGCAACAGGGTCTAGGCAAGTCACTGCACAGAAGCAATCCAAGTCTACAGTAATGCAGATTCCAGTCCTGAAGAATTCGTTTGTGGATCCTCCAGTTGTGATTTGCTCGCAAGGATTATCGAAGCCTGCACCCTCATCTCCGCGTGTAGTCAACAGCTCGATTTTTGCGCAGCAGTTGTCATCTACAGATGTGACACGGAAGAAGAATGAGCGGAAGCAGTCAAGTCTCTGTGGTCCGGTTCCATTAGGGCGGATTCGAGTTCCGAATCCTTCGAATGGTACGCAATCACCGCAATAAAGAATTAATGGGATAGTATCTAAATCGGTGGTTGGAGTCTGTGCACCTGCCAGTAATTCCTGAATAGACTTGTGACAGCTCACATCGCAATCGTTATCTACATCCACTTCATCCTGGGCATCTGCAATTGCGCGCAGAACTTCGCATACACAGCTGTCGCCATCATGTTTGTTACCTTTGCAACCCATAATATATTCATCTCCTTTTAGTTGATATGACCTATTGTCCTTAATAGAATATGAATCGCCCTCTTAATGGTGTGGGTGTTTGTCTAATTTTTAACATGTTAATATAAAAATTAATGACAAGAGCGGACAGGCTAATGACTCCCCTCCGTGAATTTGCCTGCATAAGCTGTATGGAATCAAAAAATACAGGTGGGTGAAAGCACATGGTTAGTTGGCTTGAATTTTGTCTTTTAGTGATGGCAAGCTTTCGTTTGACCAGGCTGATCGTATACGATAAAATCACTGAATTCCTTCGTGAACCATTCCATAATTTTGTAGAAGAGACTCTTGAGGATGGAACCACGGAGACCTTTATAGAAATAAAAGGAACCGGCTTGAGGTATTGGATTGGTGAACTGTTAAGCTGTCATTGGTGCACCGGCATCTGGTCTGCAGTATTCTTATTTGGAAGCTATATGTTATTTCCTCAGTTAGCAATCCCGGTAATCAATATACTTGCCATTGCAGGCGTGGCATCACTGATTCAGCATACCTTCATTAAAGATTAAGCTTTGAATTAGTAAGAACGTCCAGAACCCCTGAGTATACTTGTTCATAACCTATCATATGAACTCTTGATAAGGGGTTGTATATCATGGAAGAAAAGCAAAAATCGAATAATAAAGATTCAAACTTAAATAGCACTAAACGTAAAACAGCAGCAACCCGCCGAGTACGAAGAAAAGGCGGCTGTGGCTGCGGAAAAAAAAGAAAGCAAGAATAGAAAAATCGTCTGCCAACCTTACTGGCAGGCGATTTTATTTGTTTAGACAAACTTATAAGGTGGATCTAAATTGGGATATGTTAATCAAGTTCCGCTACGATGGCTGTTTTTATGGTTAATGGAAATAAAACCCGAAATAAAAAATTCATAAATTAGAGTGTGGACGCGGAAAATAATTTTAACCAATCAGCTGAAGCATAGGAAGGGATTTATGGGATGAATATAAAACGAACATTAAAAATTTTAGCGGTACTATTATTGCTTGGATTTGGTGTTGCAGGCTGCTCCTTTGGAAAGACATCTCCAGAGAGCAGAGCCTCTATGATCCAGTCGGTTAATCCTGCTCCAGGAGCAACCAATGATCTTGAAGAAAAAGATCTCAAGCTCGCAGCAAAGGTCAAAAAGGATATTGCCGAACTGGATGAAATTTTTGATGTTGCTGTCATTGCCGGAAAGAAAGATACCCTGGTTGCTTACAAAGTAAAGCATATGAAGCGGTTCGGCATGAAAAGGATTGAAAAGGAAATAAATAAAAAGCTGGAAAAAAATTATCCGGGTGAAAATTTCATCGTTTCGAGTGATTTTAAGATTTTTATTGAAACGGTTGAGCTTCGCGAAAGAATGAAAGATCCGACCTATCCAGATAAGAAGGCAGAAGAAGAGTTGCAGCGGATTATTTCATTGAAAAAGGAAATGACCTAAGGAAAGGATGGGCGAGATGGGGGACAAAAAGAAGCAAAAGATGACTCCGGAGCAAAAAAAGTATCAACAGCTTGAACAAAAGCATGAACTCAAGAGGCCGGTGGTGAAAAATTGCATCAAGGCTTTTCTAGTTGGCGGCCTGATTTGCACAATCGGACAAGCGATAACTTATTTTTATATATACTTCTTTGATTTTACGGAACAGACTGCTGGGAACCCCACTGTCGCCACAATGATTTTCATTTCAATGCTCCTGACCGGGTTCGGCGTATATGATCATATCGGTCAATTTGCTGGGGCGGGCAGTGCTGTTCCGGTTACAGGGTTCGGAAACTCAGTTATTTCAGCAGCGATTGAACATCGTACAGAAGGGTTTGTCCTGGGAGTCGGGGGAAATATGTTTAAGCTGGCAGGGAGCGTTATTTTATTTGGTGTTTTTGCAGCGTTTGTCGTTGCACTTATCAAGACTTTACTGACAATGATGGGGGTGATCTAAATGTTGGCTGGAAAGCAGTCATGGCAATTTACCAATCGCCCGGTCATTGAATCGTGGGGAACATCCGGAGGGCCCTTTGAAGCGGCAGGCAATCTGGCGAATGATTTCGATGTCCTTCATGACGATTTGTGGATGGGGGAAGATTCGTATGAGAAAGCTCATAGAGTCTTACTTGAAGAGGCAATCAAAGCAGCTCTGCAAAAAGGGGAGTTTCAAAAAGAGGATATGCAATTCATGCTGGCTGGTGATCTAATCAACCAAATAACGCCAACCAGCTTTGCTGCCAGGACGATGGAGATACCTTATTTCGGATTGTTTGGAGCATGTTCCACATCAATGGAAGGTCTTGCCCTTGCATCCTTTATCGTCAACTATCAAGGGGCCAAAAAGGTCATAACAGGTGCTTCAAGCCACAACTCTGCTGCAGAAAAACAGTTCAGGTACCCAACAGAGTATGGGGGGCAGAAGCCTCCAACAGCACAATGGACAGTTACCGGGGCAGGGGCAGCAGTACTGACTGATAACTCGGATAAACAAGGTAAAATCGTCACAACATCCGCTACGATTGGAAAGGTAGTCGATATGGGTATCTCAGATCCTTTCAATATGGGCGGAGCGATGGCACCTGCAGCTGCTGATACGATCATTAGCCATTTCAGGGATTTAAAACGACAGCCCTCCTATTATGATCTAATCCTTACGGGTGATCTCGGAAGGATTGGCCAGGCTGCTACATATGAACTATTGCAGCAGGCCGGACTGGATATTACAAGAGAACAGTTTAAGGATTGCGGACTGCTGATATATAAAGATGACCAGCCGGTCCAATCCGGAGGCAGCGGGGCTGGATGTTCAGCTTCTGTATTATATGGCCACTTATTGAATGAAATGAAAAAAGGAACCTATAAGAAGATACTGGTTGTAGCGACAGGGGCATTGTTATCCCCGCTGTCATTCCAACAGAAGGAAACAATACCTTGTATTGCTCATGCCGTATCGATTGAAATGGATTAGAGAGGAGGAAACACATTGCTGCCAATGTTCTTCTGGGCATTTATTATTGGAGGATTAATATGTGTATTTGGCCAGTTGCTGTTCGATATTGCCAAATTGACACCAGGCCATACTATGAGTTTACTGGTGGTACTTGGGGCGATCCTTGATGGCTTTGGACTTTATGAACCCTTAATTGACTTTGCAGGAGCGGGCGCTACGATTCCTATCACAAGCTTTGGAAATTCGCTCGTTCACGGTGCATTGCAGGAAGCGGAGCAGCACGGTCTGGTCGGCGTTCTGACTGGTATGTTCGAAATTACAAGCTCAGGTATATCCGCTGCTGTTATATTCGGTTTTATCGGGGCATTGATCTTTAAACCTAAAGGCTGATTCCAGAGTTAAGGGATGATCCAATGCCGGATATCTTTAATACCATCATACGGTCTATCTTGCTGATCATTGGCTTGTTCATCATTACAAAGCTTCTTGGCAAAAAGCAGTTATCAAGTCTGTCATTTTTTGAATATATTGTCGGGATTACTGTTGGAGATATTGCAGGGACATTATCAATGGATCCAGACCTCAGCCTTGGGGACGGAGTTGCCAGCATGATTGTCTGGTCATTCGTCCCGTTTGCTATTTCAGTTATCTCTTTAAGAAACAGGAAATTTCGAAGGATTGTAGAAGGAAAATCAACAACATTTATTGAAAATGGAAATATAATCGAAAAAAACTTGCGTAAGGAAAAATACAGTATTGATGAACTTTTGGAACAGCTGCGCAAAAAAAGTGTTTTCAAAGTGGCAGATGTTGAATTTGCGAGCCTTGATTCAAATGGAGAACTGAGTGTTTTATTAAAAAAAGCTAAACAGCCGCTATCCAATGAAGATATCTATGCAAAAGTCGAAAAAGAGTCGGTACCAGTGTCGGTTTACATGGATGGAAAGGTAATTGAGGAAAACCTCAGGCAGGCAGGGGTCGATAGAATGAGCCTGAACAAAAAAATTCAGGAAAAAGGGTATGAACCGCAAGACATTTTTTATGCAGAGATGGACTCGAATGGTGATATAAGTATTGATCTTTACGATAAAGAAATAGCAAGGCCTGATTCAGATCTCGATTAATTTCGATCCAACTTTTATACATGATGGGGGCTCGCCCATACAAATGCCGTACACCTTACATATATTGCTATTGAGTAATAAAAAGTGAGGTGAAGAAGAATGGGCTACGGTTTTGGCGGCTTTTGCGGCGGTGGCTACGGCTATGGCGGTGGTTACTATGGTTCAACATTCGTTTTGATCGTCGTATTGTTCATTTTGTTGATTATTGTAGGAGCAAGCTTCTACAACTAATTGAAAAGCACTGTGAAAGCTGTTCCGCATTGGAACAGCTTTCGCTTTGCTATTAAGGGCTAATAAATCATCCAAGCACTGTCTATCACCATTTTCACCTTCCTTCATACAATAGAGTAGTTAAAGAAGGAGGCATGAATTTATATGGATAATAATTTTTTCAAGAACATAGAAAAGAAAACTGGCGTAAATATGAAGGATGTTTTTGAACTTGCTAATTCACTTCAAAATGCGAACTTTAAAGATGAAAAGACTGTAAGGGGCGTAATCCGCCGTGTTTCGCAATTGGCCAATAAGCCGGTAAACAAAGAAATGGAAGACAAGATTGTGGAATCCATTGTTAAGGATGGAAAACAGCTTGATTTCGGACAGATTTCAAAGATGATTAACAAGAAATGATGACATTCTTAAATGCCAAATCAGGACCTGAGTTTAAATCCCCAGGTCCTGATTTGGCATGTATCTTTTTAAAGTAACTGATAGTTACTTGTCGTTCCGCTGGAGTAATCAATGG
The nucleotide sequence above comes from Mesobacillus jeotgali. Encoded proteins:
- the spoVAD gene encoding stage V sporulation protein AD gives rise to the protein MLAGKQSWQFTNRPVIESWGTSGGPFEAAGNLANDFDVLHDDLWMGEDSYEKAHRVLLEEAIKAALQKGEFQKEDMQFMLAGDLINQITPTSFAARTMEIPYFGLFGACSTSMEGLALASFIVNYQGAKKVITGASSHNSAAEKQFRYPTEYGGQKPPTAQWTVTGAGAAVLTDNSDKQGKIVTTSATIGKVVDMGISDPFNMGGAMAPAAADTIISHFRDLKRQPSYYDLILTGDLGRIGQAATYELLQQAGLDITREQFKDCGLLIYKDDQPVQSGGSGAGCSASVLYGHLLNEMKKGTYKKILVVATGALLSPLSFQQKETIPCIAHAVSIEMD
- the spoVAC gene encoding stage V sporulation protein AC; its protein translation is MGDKKKQKMTPEQKKYQQLEQKHELKRPVVKNCIKAFLVGGLICTIGQAITYFYIYFFDFTEQTAGNPTVATMIFISMLLTGFGVYDHIGQFAGAGSAVPVTGFGNSVISAAIEHRTEGFVLGVGGNMFKLAGSVILFGVFAAFVVALIKTLLTMMGVI
- a CDS encoding DUF1360 domain-containing protein, with protein sequence MVSWLEFCLLVMASFRLTRLIVYDKITEFLREPFHNFVEETLEDGTTETFIEIKGTGLRYWIGELLSCHWCTGIWSAVFLFGSYMLFPQLAIPVINILAIAGVASLIQHTFIKD
- the fabI gene encoding enoyl-ACP reductase FabI yields the protein MTLSLNGKTYVVMGVANKRSIAWGIAQSLHNAGANLIFTYAGERMEKSVRELAESLDQNYLVLPCDVTKDEDVAKCFSEIKEAAGTIYGVAHCIAFANKEELQGDYMNVSREGFLLAHNISAYSLTAVAKEAKELMSEGGSIVTLTYLGGERAIPNYNVMGVAKASLDASVRYLAADLGKQNIRVNSISAGPIRTLSAKGVSDFNSILREIEEKAPLRRNTTPEEVGDTAVFLFSDMSRGITGENIHVDSGFHIL
- a CDS encoding DUF421 domain-containing protein — translated: MPDIFNTIIRSILLIIGLFIITKLLGKKQLSSLSFFEYIVGITVGDIAGTLSMDPDLSLGDGVASMIVWSFVPFAISVISLRNRKFRRIVEGKSTTFIENGNIIEKNLRKEKYSIDELLEQLRKKSVFKVADVEFASLDSNGELSVLLKKAKQPLSNEDIYAKVEKESVPVSVYMDGKVIEENLRQAGVDRMSLNKKIQEKGYEPQDIFYAEMDSNGDISIDLYDKEIARPDSDLD
- a CDS encoding stage VI sporulation protein F yields the protein MDNNFFKNIEKKTGVNMKDVFELANSLQNANFKDEKTVRGVIRRVSQLANKPVNKEMEDKIVESIVKDGKQLDFGQISKMINKK
- the spoVAE gene encoding stage V sporulation protein AE yields the protein MLPMFFWAFIIGGLICVFGQLLFDIAKLTPGHTMSLLVVLGAILDGFGLYEPLIDFAGAGATIPITSFGNSLVHGALQEAEQHGLVGVLTGMFEITSSGISAAVIFGFIGALIFKPKG
- a CDS encoding YhcN/YlaJ family sporulation lipoprotein, whose amino-acid sequence is MNIKRTLKILAVLLLLGFGVAGCSFGKTSPESRASMIQSVNPAPGATNDLEEKDLKLAAKVKKDIAELDEIFDVAVIAGKKDTLVAYKVKHMKRFGMKRIEKEINKKLEKNYPGENFIVSSDFKIFIETVELRERMKDPTYPDKKAEEELQRIISLKKEMT
- a CDS encoding CotY/CotZ family spore coat protein, which encodes MGCKGNKHDGDSCVCEVLRAIADAQDEVDVDNDCDVSCHKSIQELLAGAQTPTTDLDTIPLILYCGDCVPFEGFGTRIRPNGTGPQRLDCFRSFFFRVTSVDDNCCAKIELLTTRGDEGAGFDNPCEQITTGGSTNEFFRTGICITVDLDCFCAVTCLDPVAALPLSSLPGNTR
- a CDS encoding YjcZ family sporulation protein — protein: MGYGFGGFCGGGYGYGGGYYGSTFVLIVVLFILLIIVGASFYN